One window from the genome of Cryomorphaceae bacterium 1068 encodes:
- a CDS encoding DUF1800 family protein has protein sequence MKKSQLLRFLPCVIIVTSAFSQKPVYEDFVGAGHSSGINISTSSSLSKPGREQAATGASSLDGSGLESRQMEAARFLAQAGFGGKPHEIKNLATHLNFESWIDRQFAVKPTSMLYENRRAYQTAKELKALTDDVSNYNNSSRHFHYAWWQSVMTNPDQLRQRVAAALSEIIVLSTNGPVNNNGENYASFYDLLLRHAFGNYKDLLYDVTMHPAMGVYLTYLRNPKTDTTSNTFPDENYAREVMQLFSIGLYELNQDGSIKLDENGNSIPTYDNDDIIELSKVFTGLAAGALNKNAIENDRVLRFSTNQNDMDYTVPMLMYEDEHEEGEKYLLNGYVIPSGLSGTEDIEMALTHLVNHPNTGPFICRKLIQNLVKSNPSPAYIADVSAAFNDNGEGIRGDMKAVIKAILLHEEARDCLWQNESTNGKLLAPSLRYTAFARAMQLDAGNNLYYSEGRGFFEDTFHRVLSSPSVFNFYSPDHIPNGPLNEMELVAPEFEIFNSVTSIGYLNQVNKWTDRADVFTAPELTGDVEVNREYYYEMAQDPQVLINHLDLLLTKGRLSETTRNIIIEALEGLPENNQENMLRDRWEIATYLVMISPEFNILK, from the coding sequence ATGAAAAAATCCCAACTACTGCGTTTTCTCCCCTGCGTAATTATCGTCACTTCTGCCTTTAGTCAAAAACCCGTCTACGAAGACTTCGTGGGAGCGGGCCACAGCTCTGGTATTAATATCTCAACGAGTAGCTCTTTATCAAAACCCGGTCGCGAACAAGCTGCTACAGGAGCTTCATCGCTCGATGGCTCAGGATTGGAAAGTCGCCAAATGGAGGCTGCCAGATTTCTAGCCCAAGCCGGCTTCGGAGGAAAGCCCCATGAAATTAAAAATCTCGCCACCCATCTCAACTTTGAGTCGTGGATTGATCGCCAATTTGCCGTAAAGCCCACATCAATGCTTTACGAAAACCGACGCGCCTACCAAACTGCAAAAGAGCTAAAAGCACTTACCGACGATGTGAGCAACTACAACAACTCATCGAGGCATTTCCACTATGCATGGTGGCAATCGGTTATGACAAACCCTGATCAGTTGAGACAAAGAGTGGCAGCGGCATTAAGCGAAATCATAGTACTCTCAACCAATGGGCCTGTCAACAATAATGGTGAGAACTACGCTTCATTCTATGATTTACTGCTAAGGCATGCTTTCGGAAACTACAAGGATCTTCTTTACGACGTAACCATGCACCCCGCTATGGGAGTCTACTTGACTTATTTACGGAATCCAAAAACGGATACCACTTCAAACACCTTTCCTGACGAAAACTATGCCCGTGAGGTAATGCAACTATTCAGCATAGGCCTTTATGAGCTTAACCAAGACGGTAGCATTAAGCTAGATGAAAATGGAAATTCCATACCAACTTATGACAATGATGATATTATAGAATTATCAAAAGTGTTTACAGGATTAGCAGCGGGAGCACTAAATAAAAATGCAATAGAAAACGATCGAGTGCTCCGGTTCTCCACCAACCAAAACGACATGGACTACACCGTCCCCATGTTGATGTACGAAGATGAACACGAAGAGGGCGAGAAGTATTTGCTAAACGGATATGTCATTCCCTCAGGACTTTCAGGAACTGAAGATATCGAAATGGCATTGACTCATTTGGTTAATCATCCAAATACGGGACCATTTATTTGCAGAAAACTAATTCAGAACTTGGTTAAATCGAACCCCAGCCCAGCCTATATTGCTGATGTTTCCGCTGCGTTTAATGACAACGGAGAGGGCATAAGAGGAGATATGAAGGCTGTGATCAAAGCCATTCTTCTTCACGAAGAGGCGCGTGATTGCTTGTGGCAAAATGAATCGACCAATGGTAAACTGTTAGCACCCTCGCTCAGGTATACAGCATTCGCAAGAGCGATGCAACTTGATGCCGGAAACAATCTTTACTATTCAGAAGGCAGAGGTTTTTTTGAAGATACATTTCATAGGGTTTTGTCCTCGCCGTCAGTTTTCAACTTTTACTCTCCTGATCATATTCCCAATGGACCATTGAATGAAATGGAACTAGTTGCACCCGAATTCGAAATCTTCAATTCAGTAACGAGTATCGGATACCTGAATCAGGTGAATAAATGGACTGACCGCGCAGACGTTTTCACTGCACCCGAGCTGACCGGAGATGTGGAAGTCAATCGCGAATATTATTATGAAATGGCGCAAGACCCACAAGTCCTAATTAACCACTTGGACCTCCTTTTGACTAAAGGACGCCTCAGTGAAACGACACGAAACATTATTATAGAAGCATTAGAGGGGCTGCCCGAAAACAATCAAGAAAACATGCTAAGGGATCGCTGGGAAATAGCCACGTACTTGGTCATGATCAGCCCTGAATTCAACATTTTAAAGTAA
- a CDS encoding DUF2147 domain-containing protein, translating into MKLKLILGVLALALFSMSYANEGEEDKLIGVWQPSDGRSYIKIDKIGNKFYGRVVWLKEPNDEDGNPRVDINNPDESLRSTPLKGYRMMKDLVYNEEEALWEGGTIYDPKNGTTYNCKIVLTADDQIEVRGFVGTAVFGRTDVWTRLVKKK; encoded by the coding sequence ATGAAATTGAAACTGATACTTGGTGTTTTAGCGTTGGCTCTTTTTTCAATGAGTTATGCAAATGAAGGAGAGGAAGATAAACTAATTGGAGTTTGGCAGCCGAGTGATGGAAGGAGCTATATTAAGATTGATAAAATCGGGAATAAGTTTTATGGACGGGTTGTTTGGCTGAAAGAACCCAATGATGAAGACGGAAACCCACGAGTCGATATCAACAATCCTGACGAGTCTTTGCGATCAACACCGCTGAAAGGATACCGTATGATGAAGGATTTGGTCTACAACGAGGAAGAGGCCCTTTGGGAAGGCGGAACAATTTACGATCCTAAGAATGGGACAACTTACAATTGCAAAATTGTTTTGACTGCAGATGATCAAATCGAAGTGCGCGGATTTGTAGGTACGGCAGTATTTGGTCGGACCGATGTTTGGACTCGCCTGGTTAAGAAGAAGTGA
- a CDS encoding T9SS type A sorting domain-containing protein gives MKKSLFVLAFVLPLIGISQCYPDRHNTSWNEAWISCEKRESPNSQRGNGHWILYDFSHTYRLGNAKFWNLNAPEYLESGFKGFYIDYSLDGMNWKNLGQFTLAQAIGESLYEGEDITSFGGDTARFVLFTAIDTYGGACAGISEVKIDVMEVVDRLQIYEEEECFEVSIYPNPHSSDFTLSLKTLCKGTVDYGLYDHTGKLMRKESFSSDEVLKIRRIDTGDLPVGLYHLVLTQNKAVARYPVMKIQ, from the coding sequence ATGAAAAAGAGTCTATTCGTTTTAGCTTTCGTTCTCCCTCTCATCGGTATATCGCAATGCTACCCTGATCGACACAATACTTCGTGGAACGAGGCTTGGATATCTTGTGAAAAAAGAGAAAGTCCAAATTCTCAAAGAGGCAATGGACATTGGATTCTCTATGACTTCAGTCATACATATCGCCTTGGAAATGCGAAATTTTGGAATTTAAATGCTCCCGAATATTTGGAATCCGGGTTCAAGGGTTTCTATATTGACTACAGTCTGGACGGGATGAACTGGAAAAACCTTGGGCAATTTACGCTTGCTCAAGCTATTGGAGAAAGCCTATATGAAGGGGAAGATATCACCAGCTTTGGCGGAGATACAGCTCGTTTCGTTCTATTCACAGCTATCGACACTTATGGTGGTGCCTGTGCGGGAATTTCTGAGGTTAAGATTGATGTTATGGAAGTCGTTGACCGACTTCAGATTTATGAAGAAGAAGAGTGTTTTGAAGTATCCATTTACCCGAATCCTCATAGCTCTGATTTCACATTGTCGCTCAAAACTCTATGCAAGGGTACCGTAGACTACGGCCTTTATGACCACACGGGAAAACTAATGAGAAAAGAAAGTTTCTCAAGCGATGAAGTGTTGAAAATAAGACGCATCGACACCGGTGATTTACCAGTAGGGCTTTATCATTTGGTACTGACTCAAAATAAAGCTGTTGCCCGTTATCCCGTTATGAAGATTCAATAA
- a CDS encoding DUF1501 domain-containing protein: MAPKKRIIDRRKFLSDAGCAALGTTTLFSTLVNMKAIAVAALDKNPIPKSGGDYKALVCILLAGGMDSHNVLIPRGDNEHAEYLTTRFNLALPKSQILPLNHGGQGGRLYGVHPNMPEVQQLFNSGKAAFVANVGTLIEPTTKEQYQGTGHPLPIGLFSHSDQIMHWQTGRPGERANHGWGGRMADLIQSMNSNQNLSMNFSLSGRNQFQSGQQTVDFSINTNGSVGIDGFNNDNTYHTLRNAAINNMLEAEYQDVFEQTYVNTVKSSAEGSTQFQEAINNLPEFNTTFSETRLSDQLKMVAKVIASREELGFSRQTFFIKLGGWDHHDGVLEKQAEQLPVLSAALGEFNSVLEELGVDSNVTTFTVSDFGRTLTSNGNGSDHAWGGNALVMGGGLNGGEIYGNYPSLELDSDLMLRRGRLIPTVSAAEYIAELALWFGVSPTDINDILPDLPNFFDTTSGGYPLGFMNPTS, encoded by the coding sequence ATGGCACCGAAGAAGAGAATAATCGATAGACGGAAGTTCTTGAGTGATGCAGGCTGTGCTGCTTTGGGAACGACAACCTTGTTTTCAACCTTGGTCAATATGAAAGCCATTGCAGTTGCGGCATTGGACAAGAATCCAATACCCAAATCAGGCGGGGACTATAAAGCCCTTGTTTGCATTTTGTTGGCGGGAGGAATGGACTCCCACAATGTTCTTATCCCAAGAGGAGATAACGAGCATGCTGAGTACTTGACTACGCGTTTTAATCTGGCATTACCAAAGAGTCAAATTCTTCCTTTAAATCACGGTGGGCAAGGTGGAAGACTATATGGAGTACACCCGAATATGCCGGAGGTACAACAGCTATTCAATTCGGGTAAAGCGGCATTTGTGGCAAACGTAGGGACGCTAATTGAGCCCACAACAAAAGAACAATATCAAGGTACGGGTCATCCATTGCCGATAGGACTCTTCTCGCATTCAGATCAAATTATGCATTGGCAGACGGGTAGACCGGGCGAAAGAGCCAACCACGGCTGGGGAGGAAGAATGGCTGATTTGATTCAAAGTATGAACTCCAATCAGAACTTGTCTATGAATTTCTCGCTAAGTGGAAGAAACCAATTTCAAAGTGGACAGCAAACAGTTGACTTCTCCATCAATACCAACGGAAGTGTCGGGATTGACGGTTTCAACAATGACAACACCTATCACACCTTAAGAAATGCTGCCATTAACAACATGCTTGAAGCGGAATACCAAGACGTTTTTGAGCAAACGTATGTGAATACAGTAAAATCTTCGGCTGAGGGCAGCACACAGTTCCAGGAAGCGATCAATAATCTACCCGAATTCAACACAACTTTTTCAGAAACCCGACTATCTGATCAGTTGAAAATGGTAGCAAAAGTTATCGCTTCCCGCGAAGAGCTAGGATTTTCAAGACAAACATTCTTCATCAAGTTGGGTGGATGGGATCACCACGATGGAGTATTAGAGAAGCAAGCAGAACAGTTACCCGTTCTCAGTGCAGCTCTCGGAGAATTCAATTCTGTTCTCGAAGAGCTCGGTGTCGATTCGAATGTCACCACTTTCACCGTCTCTGACTTTGGCCGGACGCTAACCAGTAATGGAAATGGATCTGATCACGCTTGGGGAGGAAATGCGCTTGTAATGGGTGGTGGATTGAACGGTGGTGAGATTTATGGAAACTACCCATCATTAGAATTGGACAGTGACCTGATGTTGCGGAGAGGACGACTGATTCCGACTGTGTCGGCGGCAGAGTATATTGCTGAATTGGCACTTTGGTTTGGGGTATCACCAACTGACATCAACGACATTCTCCCAGATCTCCCCAATTTCTTCGACACCACATCAGGTGGCTATCCCCTCGGATTTATGAACCCAACATCATAG
- the ppsA gene encoding phosphoenolpyruvate synthase — MPSKPLILDLHEVDLSMLNTVGGKNASLGEMIKNLSKREIQVPGGFVVTVHAFEAYLEHNNLNEKIRVQLEGLDTSDIISLRKKGSMIRNMVADGTFPDNLREEIIQRYKELSKSYGNEATDVAVRSSATAEDLPDASFAGQQETFLNVRGSQALLNSVKSCFASLYNDRAISYRTQRGYDHQSVLLSVGVQKMVRSDLGASGVAFSLDTESGFKDAVIINGAYGLGELIVQGEISPDEFIVYKPKLKAPGLNPIIEKKMGQKHHKMVYGTSLTELVKRVPVERKLAGQFCLNEEQILKLARWVVEIEDYYTEKRGEWTPMDVEWALDGLSKELFIVQARPETIHSQSSSQTLTEYQFESKPDLDALILKGIAVGDRIGAGKVHKLFTLDGRDGSGDESSFREGEVLVTEMTDPDWEPLMKKASAIVTDKGGRTCHAAIVAREMGIPAIVGAGNASEVLQEGEPITVSCSEGEVGMVYRGILPFEEKVTKLEELPKTETPLMMNVASPDLAFKFSRIPNSGVGLAREEFIINNYIKVHPMALLRHAQVGDAELTQKIDQIISGFDSERDFFIKKLSYGIGRIAAAFYPNDVIVRFSDFKSNEYMNLLGGKYFEPKEENPMIGWRGASRYYSKEYKEAFGLECEAIRRVRSEMDLKNVIVMIPFCRTPEEMQRVLSTMTEFGLTRGQDGLKVYLMAELPSNILLADEFSEHIDGFSIGSNDLTQLTLGLDRDSALVSHLYDERNPAVKSLISQLIETAKKKNVKVGICGQGPSDFPDFAEFLVEEGIDTISVTPDSVLKTLGAIHHIESKRSQ, encoded by the coding sequence ATGCCAAGTAAACCGCTGATACTCGACCTCCACGAGGTCGATTTATCAATGCTAAATACCGTGGGAGGAAAGAATGCTTCACTCGGTGAAATGATCAAGAATTTATCGAAACGTGAAATTCAGGTCCCAGGCGGATTTGTTGTTACTGTTCATGCTTTTGAGGCCTACCTTGAGCACAATAATTTGAATGAAAAAATCAGGGTTCAATTGGAAGGTCTCGATACGTCTGATATCATTTCACTGCGTAAGAAAGGCTCAATGATCCGAAATATGGTTGCGGACGGGACTTTTCCTGATAATTTGAGAGAGGAAATCATTCAACGATACAAAGAACTTTCAAAGTCATACGGAAACGAGGCTACGGATGTAGCCGTTCGCTCTTCTGCCACCGCTGAAGATCTTCCTGACGCTTCCTTTGCAGGCCAGCAGGAAACATTCTTAAACGTACGGGGGTCTCAAGCTCTATTGAATTCTGTAAAAAGCTGCTTCGCTTCACTTTATAATGATAGAGCAATTTCATATCGAACTCAGCGCGGCTATGACCACCAATCAGTGCTGCTATCGGTGGGAGTTCAAAAAATGGTGCGTTCTGATCTTGGTGCATCAGGGGTTGCTTTCTCTCTCGACACGGAAAGCGGTTTTAAAGATGCCGTCATTATCAATGGCGCCTATGGATTAGGTGAGTTGATCGTACAAGGTGAAATTTCTCCCGATGAGTTTATTGTTTACAAGCCAAAGCTCAAAGCTCCTGGTCTAAATCCGATTATAGAGAAGAAGATGGGGCAGAAGCACCATAAAATGGTCTACGGCACGTCACTTACAGAATTGGTAAAAAGAGTTCCTGTAGAACGCAAACTAGCCGGGCAGTTTTGTTTAAATGAAGAACAGATTTTGAAATTGGCCCGGTGGGTTGTAGAAATTGAAGATTATTACACCGAGAAAAGAGGGGAGTGGACTCCAATGGATGTGGAGTGGGCACTGGACGGACTCTCGAAAGAATTATTTATTGTTCAAGCCAGACCTGAGACCATTCATTCTCAAAGTTCGAGTCAGACTTTGACTGAATATCAATTCGAATCAAAGCCCGATCTCGATGCCCTTATTCTCAAAGGAATTGCTGTGGGTGATCGAATAGGAGCGGGAAAGGTCCACAAGCTATTTACCCTTGATGGTCGCGATGGTAGTGGAGATGAATCTTCTTTCCGAGAAGGCGAAGTCTTGGTCACCGAAATGACCGATCCTGACTGGGAACCATTGATGAAGAAGGCTTCAGCTATAGTTACGGATAAAGGCGGGCGAACCTGTCACGCAGCTATTGTAGCCAGGGAAATGGGGATTCCGGCCATTGTAGGAGCAGGCAATGCTTCTGAAGTTCTTCAAGAGGGTGAGCCTATAACCGTATCATGCTCTGAAGGTGAAGTTGGAATGGTTTATCGTGGAATTTTGCCTTTTGAAGAAAAGGTGACTAAATTGGAGGAGCTACCCAAAACAGAAACTCCACTAATGATGAATGTGGCTTCACCCGATTTGGCCTTTAAGTTTTCCCGAATACCCAATAGTGGTGTTGGGCTTGCAAGGGAAGAATTTATTATAAATAATTATATTAAAGTGCACCCGATGGCATTGTTAAGACATGCTCAAGTAGGTGATGCTGAGCTCACTCAAAAGATCGATCAGATCATCTCGGGATTTGATAGTGAACGCGATTTCTTCATTAAAAAGTTATCTTATGGAATAGGAAGAATTGCGGCGGCGTTTTATCCAAATGATGTTATCGTGCGTTTTTCAGACTTTAAGTCGAATGAATACATGAACTTACTGGGAGGTAAGTATTTTGAGCCCAAAGAAGAAAATCCGATGATCGGCTGGCGAGGGGCTTCAAGATATTATTCAAAAGAGTACAAAGAAGCTTTCGGTTTGGAGTGTGAGGCAATACGGCGCGTAAGATCTGAAATGGATTTGAAGAATGTGATCGTGATGATTCCTTTTTGCCGGACACCTGAGGAGATGCAGCGAGTCTTGTCGACTATGACTGAGTTTGGACTAACTAGAGGCCAAGACGGACTTAAAGTATACCTTATGGCTGAGCTACCTTCCAATATTCTATTGGCTGATGAGTTTTCCGAGCATATTGATGGTTTTTCAATAGGCTCAAATGACCTGACTCAACTCACTTTGGGTTTGGATCGTGACTCTGCTTTAGTGTCACATCTTTATGATGAAAGAAACCCTGCCGTGAAATCATTGATCAGTCAATTGATAGAAACGGCCAAGAAGAAAAATGTAAAAGTGGGTATTTGTGGACAAGGGCCTTCAGATTTTCCTGACTTTGCAGAATTTTTGGTGGAAGAGGGAATCGACACTATTTCGGTTACTCCCGATTCGGTGCTCAAGACGCTAGGCGCAATTCATCATATTGAATCGAAAAGAAGCCAATGA